In Fibrobacter sp. UWB15, the following proteins share a genomic window:
- a CDS encoding ABC transporter permease → MLHVFKHELRLIFRDPRFWIPFIIPPVILAASQGIAVSRYGGQIMQGMEGYMMLLLGCLMAPMGSPLAGDTFAGERERNSLELLQLAPIAPAKLFWGKLLAILPFPVVFALLAQLGYWVSHPEISTMFAVASVLGALSAVLLTTSFALMVSLRVRTVRAATHITLFLIVPLLLLVQLGHEAFLSGLLVPLATLAVSILLTVVVVYLSMRKFVSL, encoded by the coding sequence ATGCTTCACGTTTTCAAACACGAGCTTCGACTGATTTTTAGGGATCCGCGCTTCTGGATTCCATTTATTATTCCGCCGGTGATTTTGGCGGCTAGCCAGGGTATTGCCGTGTCGCGTTACGGAGGCCAGATTATGCAGGGAATGGAAGGCTATATGATGCTCTTGCTCGGTTGCCTCATGGCGCCTATGGGTTCGCCCCTTGCAGGCGATACTTTTGCGGGCGAACGCGAGCGCAATTCGCTTGAACTCTTGCAGCTTGCACCGATTGCTCCGGCAAAGCTCTTCTGGGGAAAACTTTTGGCGATTCTTCCGTTCCCGGTTGTGTTTGCGTTGCTTGCGCAGCTCGGTTATTGGGTGTCGCATCCCGAAATTTCGACGATGTTTGCGGTGGCGTCCGTTCTTGGGGCGCTTTCGGCGGTGCTTCTCACGACTTCTTTTGCGTTAATGGTTTCGCTCCGCGTACGTACGGTTCGGGCGGCAACGCATATTACTTTGTTCCTGATTGTTCCGCTGCTCCTTTTGGTGCAGCTCGGTCATGAAGCCTTTTTAAGCGGATTACTTGTTCCGCTGGCAACGCTTGCCGTATCTATTTTGTTGACGGTCGTGGTGGTTTATTTGAGTATGCGTAAGTTTGTGAGCCTTTAA